In Lachnospiraceae bacterium, one DNA window encodes the following:
- a CDS encoding DUF4316 domain-containing protein, which produces MIANDIRSGNVKPLQIFLQTSIDGGIDEDSERQAKELIAKLAEYKPLAKIEELEEQNYNMIDDRLNNGVEKFNREEEKKEQQEKPQARSSLKERLVAKQKEVAQGKNKDAKEQDKTKKTNREEI; this is translated from the coding sequence ATGATTGCAAATGATATAAGAAGCGGCAATGTGAAGCCATTACAGATTTTTTTGCAGACATCTATTGATGGGGGAATTGACGAGGACAGTGAAAGACAGGCAAAAGAGCTGATTGCTAAGCTGGCAGAATATAAGCCGCTTGCCAAGATCGAGGAGCTGGAGGAGCAGAATTATAACATGATTGATGACAGGCTTAATAATGGTGTGGAGAAATTCAATCGTGAGGAAGAAAAGAAAGAACAGCAGGAAAAACCGCAGGCACGTTCTTCCTTAAAGGAGCGGCTTGTAGCCAAGCAGAAGGAAGTAGCACAAGGAAAGAATAAAGATGCTAAAGAGCAGGATAAGACTAAAAAAACGAACAGGGAGGAGATATAG
- a CDS encoding site-specific integrase produces the protein MARPKRKDKTRTVLRTGELQRSDGSYQYSWTDENHKRRYVYSKTLEALRIKEEAIEKDKSDGIKAEARYVTLDDLYELWKDLKRGLKNNTFENYKYIYETFVRRQIGSKRVSTFLKSDIKRFYNYLVDERGLKPATVDGVHNILHQIFDMAVDDNYIRNNPTNNVLRELKKAHCFKTEKRRGLTRPEQELFMDYLKNSNTAVYWYPVFAVMLGTGLRVGEVTGLRWCDIDLEDGIIDVNHTLVYYDHRTSEGKKGCYFNVNTPKTEAGNRQVPMLDFVKEAFVMEKERQELLGVHCEATIDGYTDFIFLNRFGQPQHQSTLNKAIRRIIRDCNDEQFLKTENPEVLLPHFSCHSLRHTFTTRMCEAGVNIKVIQDTLGHKDITTTLNIYTDVTKELKRTEFDGLDKYFNNSIA, from the coding sequence GTGGCAAGACCAAAACGAAAAGATAAAACAAGGACAGTTCTTCGCACGGGAGAACTTCAAAGAAGTGATGGAAGTTATCAGTACAGTTGGACTGATGAAAATCATAAAAGAAGATATGTTTATTCAAAAACGCTTGAAGCACTCAGGATTAAAGAGGAAGCGATTGAGAAAGACAAAAGTGATGGCATAAAAGCGGAAGCACGATATGTTACACTCGATGATTTATATGAGTTGTGGAAAGACCTGAAGAGAGGATTGAAAAACAACACTTTTGAGAATTACAAATATATTTATGAAACCTTTGTACGTCGGCAAATCGGTTCTAAGAGAGTTTCAACATTTTTGAAATCAGATATTAAGAGATTTTATAATTATCTGGTTGATGAGCGAGGATTGAAGCCAGCAACGGTTGATGGTGTCCACAACATTCTTCATCAGATATTTGATATGGCGGTTGATGATAACTATATCAGAAACAATCCGACAAATAATGTTTTAAGGGAATTGAAAAAAGCTCATTGCTTCAAGACAGAGAAACGCAGGGGACTTACTCGACCTGAGCAGGAATTGTTTATGGATTATCTGAAGAACTCTAATACAGCAGTGTATTGGTATCCGGTGTTTGCAGTAATGCTTGGAACGGGGTTGAGAGTTGGAGAAGTTACTGGACTCAGATGGTGTGATATTGATTTGGAAGATGGGATTATAGATGTTAATCACACGTTGGTTTATTATGACCACAGAACTTCTGAAGGAAAAAAGGGCTGCTATTTCAATGTGAATACTCCAAAGACAGAAGCAGGAAATAGACAAGTTCCGATGCTCGATTTTGTTAAAGAAGCATTTGTTATGGAAAAAGAAAGACAAGAACTGCTAGGGGTTCACTGCGAAGCGACCATAGATGGATATACAGATTTTATATTTCTCAATCGCTTCGGACAGCCACAACATCAATCGACTTTGAATAAGGCAATCCGACGCATAATCCGTGATTGCAACGATGAGCAGTTTTTGAAAACAGAAAACCCAGAAGTGCTTTTACCACATTTTAGTTGTCATTCGCTCAGACATACATTTACAACAAGAATGTGTGAAGCAGGTGTAAATATAAAAGTTATTCAGGATACACTCGGACATAAGGATATAACAACAACCTTAAATATCTATACTGATGTAACAAAGGAACTAAAAAGAACCGAGTTTGATGGACTGGATAAATACTTTAATAATTCAATAGCGTAG
- a CDS encoding excisionase has protein sequence MSNPVKKERLEVPIWHKPYLTIDEATAYTGIGREKLREMTRFADCPFVLWVGKRRMIKRELFDEYIEKMYEI, from the coding sequence GTGAGTAATCCAGTAAAAAAAGAAAGATTAGAAGTACCGATATGGCATAAGCCGTATCTGACCATTGATGAAGCTACTGCCTATACCGGCATTGGCAGAGAAAAACTTCGTGAAATGACAAGGTTTGCTGATTGTCCATTTGTGTTATGGGTGGGAAAACGCCGAATGATAAAAAGAGAATTGTTTGATGAGTACATTGAAAAAATGTATGAGATTTAG
- a CDS encoding DUF6070 family protein, whose translation MLSKKIVRFLKSGFLVISIGFSMGISGCKGNTEEPVSSEPIEIVSEKGMDDNFINIPIDIYAEATTKNKLKDMETVRKVVERFGECGYAAVDCENRVDMTQIQNVIDFCDSVEKQEKAEVTILQVSSLGGFSVYHLQTEKGVVHVKRCYYGYKDGIMKSEDEGEYQTDYWRYTDDGYLMFSGTYFSEELYVLTLSSAEEHVAFRILPLDAKCRELNEKYLLPIGYELNNMFLVDWNEDDFGELNFYDMFDLLYPKLHNEKFPYVADDNLGIGAVYHIPKTEFENVIMEYFNIDSDKLQKKTIYDYQTQTYEYKPRGFYEIEYPEYPYSEVVGYTEHSDGTITLNVHVVYPYAGDSDVYMHDVTVRPLSDGRVQYVSNYIVSEEENNNITWHTPRLTEDEWNKRKRISGYNDESICSNGKL comes from the coding sequence ATGTTGTCAAAAAAGATAGTCAGGTTCTTGAAAAGTGGTTTTCTGGTAATTAGTATAGGTTTTTCGATGGGGATTTCGGGATGTAAAGGGAATACAGAAGAACCAGTATCTTCTGAACCTATTGAAATTGTCAGTGAGAAAGGAATGGATGACAATTTTATAAATATTCCGATAGATATTTATGCGGAAGCCACAACAAAAAATAAGCTGAAGGATATGGAAACAGTACGTAAAGTTGTAGAAAGATTTGGGGAATGTGGATATGCGGCAGTTGATTGTGAAAATCGAGTTGATATGACACAAATACAAAATGTGATAGATTTTTGTGATTCGGTGGAAAAACAAGAAAAAGCAGAAGTGACAATACTCCAAGTGAGCAGTCTGGGAGGATTTTCGGTCTACCATTTACAGACAGAAAAAGGAGTGGTTCATGTGAAAAGATGCTATTACGGATACAAAGATGGGATTATGAAAAGTGAGGATGAAGGTGAATATCAAACCGATTATTGGAGATATACCGATGATGGATATCTGATGTTTTCTGGAACTTATTTTTCAGAAGAATTGTATGTATTAACATTAAGTTCTGCAGAAGAGCATGTAGCATTTCGTATACTGCCATTGGATGCAAAGTGTCGGGAATTAAATGAAAAATATCTTTTGCCAATAGGATATGAGTTAAATAATATGTTTTTAGTGGATTGGAATGAGGATGATTTTGGAGAACTGAATTTCTATGATATGTTTGATTTGTTGTATCCAAAGTTGCATAATGAAAAATTTCCATATGTAGCAGATGATAACTTAGGCATAGGTGCAGTTTATCATATTCCTAAAACAGAGTTTGAAAATGTAATTATGGAATATTTTAATATCGACAGTGATAAATTGCAGAAAAAAACTATTTACGATTATCAAACTCAAACATACGAATATAAACCAAGAGGATTTTATGAGATAGAGTATCCAGAATATCCATATTCCGAGGTGGTTGGGTATACGGAACATTCGGATGGAACGATTACGCTCAATGTTCATGTAGTATATCCGTATGCAGGAGATTCTGATGTATATATGCATGATGTTACGGTCAGACCGTTATCTGATGGTAGAGTACAGTATGTATCAAATTACATTGTTTCAGAGGAAGAAAATAACAACATTACATGGCATACGCCACGCTTAACCGAAGATGAATGGAATAAAAGAAAAAGGATATCCGGTTACAACGATGAAAGCATATGCAGCAATGGAAAATTATAA
- a CDS encoding excisionase — protein MSNSSVKKLSYNVPLWHKPNLSIEEASIYSNIGTGKLYEMTEKQDCPFVLWIGSRRMIKRKIFEEYIANQYSI, from the coding sequence ATGTCTAATAGCAGTGTAAAGAAGCTGAGTTATAATGTACCTCTTTGGCATAAGCCTAATTTGTCGATTGAAGAAGCATCTATATATTCCAATATTGGAACAGGAAAACTTTATGAAATGACGGAAAAGCAAGATTGCCCGTTTGTACTTTGGATAGGAAGCCGCCGAATGATAAAGCGAAAAATTTTTGAGGAATATATTGCAAATCAGTATTCTATTTAA
- a CDS encoding helix-turn-helix domain-containing protein — protein MAKSKKIDKDMGFRLKKARLDQKLTYDELSEKSGVSSRYIKEIENHGNVPSLEKLGQLIRALHISADPFFYPAAPTDNLDYQRLLVYLSECTDDQITTILALVEAYLRTYKTHETE, from the coding sequence ATGGCTAAATCTAAGAAAATTGATAAAGACATGGGTTTTCGCCTGAAGAAAGCCAGATTAGACCAAAAGCTGACTTATGATGAGTTATCCGAAAAATCCGGTGTCTCATCAAGATATATCAAAGAGATTGAAAATCATGGCAATGTTCCAAGTCTTGAAAAACTCGGACAACTCATTCGTGCTTTACATATCTCTGCCGATCCGTTTTTTTATCCGGCAGCTCCAACCGATAATCTGGATTACCAAAGGCTACTGGTTTATCTTTCAGAATGTACGGACGATCAGATCACCACTATTCTTGCACTTGTGGAAGCCTATCTTCGTACATATAAAACCCATGAGACAGAATAG
- a CDS encoding type II toxin-antitoxin system PemK/MazF family toxin: MKEKMICRGDLFYYDFGDNSGSVQSGERPVLVVQADDYNQNAPTIIVAAVTSVIKKRYLPSHIILGEEFGLKKPSMVLLEQIRTVNREDLREYIGTVDDDKLFRQINATLKKTFGLWVYKPEGKENIRCLCPKCLNDYIHNPDYIVRRLDPFAKRKDRCDKCDGDGWDYVVTDRYSSKKEKRCKNV; the protein is encoded by the coding sequence ATGAAAGAAAAAATGATTTGTCGTGGGGATTTATTCTACTATGACTTTGGAGATAACAGTGGTTCAGTACAAAGCGGAGAGCGTCCGGTGCTTGTCGTTCAGGCAGACGATTATAACCAGAATGCTCCGACGATTATTGTTGCAGCGGTTACAAGTGTAATCAAGAAAAGATATTTGCCATCGCACATTATTCTCGGCGAGGAGTTTGGACTGAAGAAACCGTCAATGGTTCTTCTGGAGCAGATACGGACAGTCAATAGAGAGGATTTGCGTGAATACATAGGTACGGTAGATGATGATAAACTTTTCAGGCAGATAAACGCAACTTTGAAAAAGACTTTTGGACTTTGGGTTTACAAGCCGGAGGGGAAAGAAAATATTCGTTGTCTATGCCCGAAGTGCCTGAATGATTACATCCACAATCCGGACTATATTGTAAGGCGACTTGACCCATTTGCAAAGCGAAAAGACAGATGTGATAAGTGTGATGGGGATGGTTGGGATTATGTTGTTACCGACAGATATTCATCCAAGAAAGAAAAGAGGTGCAAGAATGTCTAA
- a CDS encoding helix-turn-helix domain-containing protein, which produces MKKMSKTRNKENLLPFHIIKAASEGDVSAINAVLKHYEGYIIKLSTRKLYDESGQVHYCIDETLRRRLETKLITKILAFEVA; this is translated from the coding sequence ATGAAAAAGATGTCTAAAACCAGAAATAAAGAAAATTTGTTGCCTTTCCATATTATAAAGGCAGCATCAGAGGGCGATGTGAGTGCAATCAATGCCGTGTTAAAACATTATGAAGGGTACATAATCAAATTGTCCACAAGAAAGCTGTATGACGAAAGTGGACAGGTACACTACTGCATTGATGAAACTCTGCGTCGCAGATTAGAAACAAAGCTGATCACAAAGATATTGGCTTTTGAAGTTGCATAA
- a CDS encoding sigma-70 family RNA polymerase sigma factor — protein sequence MTNILTLAEQEELFAKDCKLINLKYEYNGYTGDERWAIITELSVKELWEKYPLVIERYSPFVHLSIAQGEVIDDANRNEDKYAKRSSRTLDCYGYDDEMSSQFHKELAIMFDDPFERAEEERLELEREELRQCEIGKARIALSMLQPLQRERLMKNVCCGLSSRAIAKQEGVYYSSVDKSIAAAKKNFIKFYENL from the coding sequence ATGACAAACATACTTACATTAGCAGAACAAGAAGAATTATTTGCAAAGGATTGTAAACTGATAAACCTTAAATACGAATATAACGGTTATACCGGAGATGAAAGATGGGCGATTATTACGGAATTATCGGTAAAAGAGCTTTGGGAGAAGTATCCCCTTGTTATAGAAAGATATTCTCCGTTTGTTCATCTTTCCATTGCACAGGGAGAAGTGATTGACGATGCAAACCGAAATGAGGACAAGTATGCAAAGAGAAGCAGTCGCACACTTGACTGCTATGGATACGACGATGAAATGTCCTCACAGTTCCATAAAGAACTTGCCATTATGTTTGACGACCCGTTTGAAAGAGCAGAGGAAGAAAGACTTGAACTGGAAAGAGAAGAATTGCGTCAGTGTGAAATCGGGAAAGCAAGAATAGCACTTTCAATGTTGCAGCCACTTCAAAGGGAACGCCTTATGAAGAATGTGTGCTGCGGTCTGAGTTCCAGAGCAATTGCAAAGCAGGAGGGCGTATATTACAGCTCCGTGGATAAGTCCATTGCAGCGGCAAAGAAAAACTTTATCAAATTTTATGAAAATCTCTGA
- a CDS encoding ImmA/IrrE family metallo-endopeptidase — MSIYMSRAELEEISEGLITAYANKFSNRVIQSIDIEHFITEFLMLRIEYASFAEDDAGRIGFLADGATPLLVHQDGKIIPFVFPKDTIVLDKFLLAEKEQGRRRFTMAHEASHHILSKMYAMPSEGRFHAEYDSERSYSKEELAQMFASVEWQADTMGASLLMPRRIIENALAKYNQSNPIKVYGDNTITSKDKAVIRRMAAYIGVSYTALVIRLRDMGLFEYHNILEYISNELNLGGVSQ, encoded by the coding sequence TTGAGTATTTATATGTCAAGAGCCGAGTTGGAAGAAATCAGCGAAGGCTTGATAACAGCTTATGCTAATAAGTTTAGCAATCGAGTGATTCAATCCATCGACATAGAACATTTCATTACAGAATTTCTTATGTTACGAATTGAATACGCTTCTTTCGCAGAAGATGATGCAGGCAGGATTGGCTTTCTGGCAGATGGAGCAACACCACTGCTGGTACATCAGGACGGAAAAATTATTCCCTTTGTTTTCCCGAAAGATACCATCGTACTTGATAAATTTCTTCTTGCTGAAAAGGAGCAGGGACGTCGCAGATTTACAATGGCACACGAAGCGTCACATCATATCTTGAGTAAGATGTATGCAATGCCGAGTGAAGGACGCTTTCATGCAGAGTATGACAGTGAGCGTAGTTATTCCAAAGAGGAACTGGCTCAGATGTTTGCGTCTGTTGAGTGGCAGGCAGATACAATGGGAGCTTCGCTTCTTATGCCGAGAAGAATTATTGAAAATGCCTTGGCGAAATATAATCAGTCAAATCCGATAAAAGTTTATGGCGATAATACCATTACTTCAAAGGATAAAGCAGTTATCCGCAGAATGGCAGCTTATATCGGAGTATCTTATACAGCCTTGGTTATCAGATTGAGAGATATGGGGCTATTTGAGTATCACAATATCCTTGAGTACATTTCCAATGAGTTAAATCTGGGAGGTGTTTCACAATGA
- a CDS encoding transposon-transfer assisting family protein — MNNLFTVEETNLICIFQSDSRAKVIEGIHKAMKHIDDDELLELSVRVAGKLESIGDEEYARLVLEAAE, encoded by the coding sequence ATGAATAATCTATTTACGGTAGAAGAAACGAATTTGATATGTATTTTCCAGAGTGACAGCAGGGCAAAGGTTATAGAGGGCATTCATAAGGCAATGAAACATATCGACGATGATGAACTTTTAGAATTGTCGGTGCGTGTGGCAGGAAAACTGGAAAGCATAGGTGATGAAGAATATGCCAGATTAGTGTTGGAAGCGGCAGAATAA
- a CDS encoding BlaI/MecI/CopY family transcriptional regulator, giving the protein MKNLPQISEAEFEVMKIVWKYAPINTNEITEKLLQTTSWSPKTIQTLIKRLVTKGVLTYEKQSRVFVYTPLVKECEYISQESNSFLNRYYNGDITSMLSAYIENDKLSETEIETLRSLLSKSSKKGGD; this is encoded by the coding sequence ATGAAGAATTTACCACAAATTTCGGAAGCAGAATTTGAAGTTATGAAAATTGTATGGAAATATGCCCCCATTAACACCAATGAAATAACAGAAAAATTACTACAAACAACAAGCTGGAGTCCCAAAACTATCCAAACGCTCATTAAGCGTCTTGTGACCAAGGGTGTTCTCACTTATGAAAAACAAAGTCGTGTTTTTGTTTACACACCGTTAGTAAAAGAGTGTGAATATATTAGTCAAGAAAGTAATTCTTTCTTGAATCGCTACTATAATGGTGACATTACCTCTATGCTATCTGCATACATAGAAAACGATAAACTGTCTGAAACAGAAATTGAAACACTTCGCTCCCTTCTTTCCAAGAGTTCCAAAAAAGGAGGCGATTAA
- a CDS encoding sigma-70 family RNA polymerase sigma factor → MGQPSSKDEMTVRHQFDRLCQMALKGEAVNYYKHMDYRRKHEVTFSELSEKELSKLFTMDEYGTENHHFEVHGYDIEVKNTLIAEALKELTERKRNVILLSYFMEMSDADIAREMNLVRSTIHEHRTRSLEILRKIMEGIADEKDV, encoded by the coding sequence ATGGGGCAACCTTCTTCTAAGGATGAAATGACCGTCAGGCATCAGTTTGACCGTTTGTGCCAGATGGCATTAAAAGGCGAAGCTGTCAATTATTACAAGCACATGGACTATCGCAGAAAACACGAAGTCACATTCTCTGAACTGTCAGAAAAGGAGCTGAGCAAATTATTTACTATGGATGAGTACGGAACAGAAAATCATCATTTTGAAGTGCATGGCTATGATATTGAAGTAAAAAATACTTTGATTGCGGAAGCATTAAAAGAACTTACGGAAAGAAAAAGGAATGTTATTTTACTTTCCTATTTCATGGAGATGAGCGATGCAGATATTGCAAGAGAAATGAATCTGGTTCGCAGTACCATTCATGAACACAGAACACGCTCACTGGAAATTTTGAGAAAGATCATGGAAGGAATAGCAGATGAAAAAGATGTCTAA
- a CDS encoding helix-turn-helix domain-containing protein, producing MKIYWNKENNSKNLIGQRVKELRAEKHISQKALAEQLQLAGYEFSDLTVLRIEQGTRFVPDYEVVALAEFFHVSCEYLLGVKKEK from the coding sequence ATGAAGATTTACTGGAATAAAGAAAACAATTCCAAAAACCTTATTGGACAACGTGTAAAAGAATTACGAGCCGAAAAGCATATATCACAAAAAGCATTAGCTGAACAACTCCAACTTGCCGGATATGAATTTAGTGATTTGACTGTATTACGCATTGAACAAGGAACACGCTTTGTACCGGATTATGAAGTGGTTGCCCTTGCTGAATTTTTTCATGTATCTTGTGAATATCTCTTGGGTGTTAAAAAAGAAAAATAA
- a CDS encoding BlaR1 family beta-lactam sensor/signal transducer yields MANFMIRFLLCNVFISGIVGILLIAKWVFRNNLSSRMQYNLWLLLLGLLAVPFIPFRLISFPQIFSWLSSVRNSSASHADVGANNVMDTGLSGTTNWMNDFALSVNKDTPSVTGYILLGIWIVGMLAMMILVIKSSLRLRIIKRSALPLQNPEVRRLYNKCLNEMKITRNIPVYSTAFLKSPIIVGFLKPCIYLPIHLISDYHESDMRYMLLHELQHYRHKDAIANYLMNFAGVLYWFNPFVWFALREMRNDREVACDTSVLKMLEEDDYENYGNTLINFIEKVSISPFPFAASLSGNMKQIKRRIINIASYEKPTFYKKLKGMTAFILTTVLIMGLTPFISTYAADGSHYQWDSSSENISYVDLSTYFGEYKGSFVLYDLENDAWSIHDMEHATLRVAPNSTYKIYDALFGLEEGVITPENSFIAWNGETYPFEAWNADQTLQSAMNSSVNWYFQAVDEQLGASDVYSYVQEIGYGNENMSGDFSSYWMESSLEISPIE; encoded by the coding sequence ATGGCTAATTTCATGATACGCTTTTTATTATGCAATGTATTTATCAGCGGTATCGTTGGAATTCTTTTGATAGCCAAATGGGTATTCAGAAACAACTTGTCCAGCCGGATGCAGTATAATCTATGGTTGCTGTTACTCGGACTTTTAGCAGTGCCTTTTATCCCCTTCCGTCTAATTAGTTTTCCGCAAATTTTCTCATGGCTCAGTAGCGTAAGAAACTCTTCCGCTTCTCATGCCGATGTTGGTGCAAATAATGTTATGGATACCGGTTTATCTGGTACTACAAATTGGATGAATGACTTTGCCCTTTCTGTAAATAAAGACACGCCATCCGTTACCGGATATATTTTATTAGGTATATGGATTGTGGGAATGCTTGCGATGATGATATTGGTAATCAAATCTTCTCTTCGTTTACGCATAATAAAGAGATCTGCGCTCCCCCTTCAGAACCCAGAGGTTCGCAGACTGTATAACAAATGCTTGAATGAGATGAAAATAACAAGGAATATTCCTGTGTACAGTACCGCTTTTTTGAAATCACCTATTATCGTAGGATTTTTGAAACCATGTATTTATCTGCCAATTCATTTAATCTCAGATTATCATGAATCTGATATGAGATATATGCTATTGCATGAACTGCAACACTACAGACATAAGGATGCCATTGCCAATTATCTTATGAACTTTGCCGGAGTGCTTTATTGGTTTAACCCCTTTGTCTGGTTTGCACTAAGAGAAATGCGTAATGACAGAGAAGTTGCTTGTGACACTTCTGTTCTGAAAATGCTGGAAGAAGACGATTATGAGAATTATGGAAATACGCTGATTAACTTTATAGAAAAGGTCTCCATTTCTCCTTTTCCGTTTGCTGCCAGCCTTAGCGGAAACATGAAACAAATAAAGCGTCGCATTATCAACATCGCTTCTTATGAGAAACCAACGTTTTACAAGAAGTTAAAAGGCATGACTGCTTTTATACTGACCACAGTTCTAATAATGGGACTTACACCTTTTATTTCTACATACGCAGCAGATGGAAGCCACTACCAATGGGATTCCTCTTCTGAGAATATTTCCTATGTAGACCTCTCCACATACTTCGGAGAATACAAAGGCAGCTTTGTTTTATACGATTTGGAAAACGATGCATGGAGTATACATGACATGGAGCATGCCACCTTACGGGTTGCTCCAAACTCCACCTACAAGATATACGATGCTTTGTTCGGATTGGAAGAAGGCGTCATTACACCGGAAAATTCGTTCATTGCATGGAATGGAGAAACCTATCCATTTGAAGCATGGAACGCAGATCAGACCTTACAGTCTGCAATGAACTCCTCTGTGAATTGGTATTTTCAAGCAGTAGATGAACAGCTTGGAGCCTCTGACGTTTACAGCTATGTTCAAGAAATCGGATATGGTAACGAAAACATGAGTGGCGATTTCTCCTCTTATTGGATGGAATCCTCCTTGGAAATCTCTCCAATAGAATAG
- a CDS encoding excisionase, whose translation MDFADEEMIAYRESLIEKKKEQPFWKKKCLSVNETAAYTGIGRGKIRELMKRKDCNFMTTDGYQVYVIIDKFVEFLNSRNEI comes from the coding sequence GTGGATTTTGCAGATGAAGAAATGATTGCTTATCGGGAAAGTCTTATAGAAAAGAAAAAAGAGCAGCCATTTTGGAAAAAGAAATGTTTGTCGGTAAATGAAACAGCCGCTTATACAGGTATCGGAAGGGGAAAAATACGAGAGTTGATGAAAAGGAAAGACTGCAATTTTATGACGACAGACGGTTATCAGGTGTATGTCATCATCGATAAATTTGTGGAATTTTTAAATAGCAGGAATGAAATATAG
- a CDS encoding winged helix-turn-helix domain-containing protein gives MGKMLLLSFENSEDDVISEILSILENKQMKICENRNIKKCLEFQGLTINAEKRLAVKGNKEIEFTFTEFEILLLLAQNAGMVFSKEKIYNLVWKEPYFGDYNIVMSHIRNLRGKIEDNPSKPIYIQTVWGVGYRFNKNLSSGL, from the coding sequence ATGGGGAAAATGTTGCTGTTGTCATTTGAAAATAGTGAAGATGATGTTATTAGCGAGATATTAAGCATATTAGAAAATAAGCAAATGAAAATATGTGAAAATAGGAACATAAAAAAATGCTTAGAATTTCAGGGATTAACAATAAATGCTGAAAAACGGTTGGCGGTAAAAGGAAACAAAGAAATAGAATTTACTTTTACAGAATTTGAGATTCTTTTACTGTTAGCGCAAAATGCTGGAATGGTATTTAGCAAGGAGAAAATATATAATCTTGTTTGGAAAGAGCCATATTTTGGCGATTATAATATTGTCATGAGCCATATCCGCAACCTGCGTGGAAAAATAGAAGATAATCCAAGTAAACCAATTTACATACAGACTGTATGGGGAGTAGGGTATCGCTTTAATAAAAATTTAAGCAGTGGTCTGTGA
- a CDS encoding DUF6462 family protein: MQRMPKVINKKRLVRYKEGAEMYSMGMNKFQTLAKDAGAILKIDRMVLVDLDVFDQYLESFRVK, from the coding sequence ATGCAGAGGATGCCAAAGGTAATAAATAAAAAAAGACTGGTCAGATATAAGGAAGGGGCAGAAATGTACAGCATGGGTATGAATAAATTTCAGACTCTTGCCAAAGATGCGGGAGCAATTCTGAAGATAGACAGAATGGTGTTAGTAGACCTTGATGTGTTTGACCAATATCTTGAGTCATTTCGGGTGAAATAA
- a CDS encoding excisionase: MNNEKDETIYNVPLWEKVMLTIDEAAAYTGVGSRKIRQLTDNERCPFVLWNGSKRLIKREEFVEFIKKQYSI; this comes from the coding sequence ATGAACAACGAAAAAGATGAAACAATCTATAATGTCCCACTTTGGGAGAAAGTAATGCTTACAATTGATGAAGCCGCAGCTTATACAGGTGTTGGAAGCAGAAAAATCAGACAGCTTACCGATAATGAAAGATGTCCGTTCGTTTTATGGAATGGCTCAAAGCGACTTATCAAGAGAGAAGAATTTGTTGAATTTATAAAAAAGCAGTATTCGATATGA